A part of Fusarium oxysporum Fo47 chromosome III, complete sequence genomic DNA contains:
- a CDS encoding tryptophan synthase beta subunit-like PLP-dependent enzyme has protein sequence MASQVPHVPPRAATVHSATELIGNTPLVRLNKIPQSLGIECDVYVKPELFSAGGSVKDRIALRMIEEAEKSGRIKPGDTLIEPTSGNTGIGLALVGAIKGYKTIITLPEKMSAEKVSVLRALGATIIRTPTQAAWDAPESHIGVARRLEKELPNAHILDQYSNENNPLAHEFGTAEEIWEQTGGKINAIVAGAGTGGTITGLARGLKKHNQDIKVIAADPHGSILALPELLNEEHANESYKVEGIGYDFIPDVLDQQIVDKWYKTDDRQSFHLARRLIAEEGILVGGSSGSAMAAMLLAVKEYNFKKGDVVVVVLPDSIRSYLSKFADDDWLAANDLLPVNGVESTVNGNSQKKTSDPYEGATIASLRLKPVTSVGANSSCSEAIETMRDKGFDQLPVLSANGNKLVGLVTLGNLLSYISRGRATAQSPVSDVMFDFARLDEIVTDPREFASPINPGKRRQFVEITKDTPLTTLSKFFEWNSAAVVTEKTDDSKSLSKPIAIVTKVDLLTWMINKKL, from the exons ATGGCTTCTCAGGTCCCTCACGTTCCGCCTCGCGCTGCTACTGTCCACTCGGCGACGGAGCTCATCGGAAATACTCCTCTTGTCAGACTTAACAAGATCCCCCAGTCGCTGGGCATCGAGTGCGATGTCTACGTCAAGCCAGAACTGTTCAGTGCTGGAGGCAGTGTTAAGGATAGAATTGCTCTACGCATGattgaagaggctgagaagagtGGAAGAATTAAGCCTGGTGACACTCTTATCGAGCCTACTAGTGGAAACAC TGGTATCGGTCTTGCTCTCGTTGGAGCTATCAAGGGCTACAAGACTATCATCACACTCCCCGAGAAGATGTCCGCCGAAAAGGTCTCCGTCCTCCGTGCCCTCGGCGCCACTATCATCCGTACTCCTACACAAGCTGCTTGGGATGCCCCCGAGTCTCACATTGGTGTTGCCCGCCGTCTCGAGAAGGAGCTTCCCAACGCCCATATTCTCGACCAGTACAGCAACGAGAACAACCCTCTCGCCCACGAGTTCGGCACCGCTGAGGAGATCTGGGAGCAGACTGGCGGCAAGATCAACGCTATTGTCGCTGGTGCCGGTACTGGTGGTACCATCACTGGTCTTGCTCGTGGTCTTAAGAAGCACAACCAGGAcatcaaggtcattgctgcgGATCCCCACGGCAGTATCCTTGCTCTGCCTGAGCTTTTGAACGAGGAGCATGCCAATGAGTCTTATAAGGTGGAGGGTATTGGATATGATTTTATTCCCGATGTGCTCGACCAGCAGATCGTTGACAAGTGGTACAAGACCGATGACCGACAGTCTTTCCACCTTGCTCGACGACTTATTGCCGAGGAGGGTATCCTGGTTGGTGGCAGTTCCGGTTCTGCCATGGCTGCCATGCTCCTCGCTGTCAAGGAGTACAACTTTAAGAAGGGCGATGTTGTAGTTGTTGTCCTGCCTGACAGCATCCGAAGCTACCTCTCCAAGTTCGCTGATGACGACTGGCTCGCCGCCAACGACCTCCTCCCCGTCAATGGTGTTGAATCCACTGTCAACGGCAACagccagaagaagacctCCGACCCTTACGAGGGCGCCACCATCGCTTCTCTGCGCCTCAAGCCCGTCACATCCGTCGGTGCTAACTCTTCCTGCTCCGAGGCCATCGAGACCATGCGCGACAAGGGTTTCGATCAACTCCCCGTCCTTTCCGCCAACGGCAACAAGCTCGTCGGTCTCGTCACACTTGGTAACCTCCTAAGCTACATCTCCCGCGGCCGCGCCACCGCCCAGAGCCCCGTATCAGACGTCATGTTCGACTTTGCGCGCCTCGACGAGATCGTCACTGATCCTCGCGAATTCGCTTCCCCCATCAACCCCGGCAAGCGTAGACAATTCGTCGAGATCACAAAGGACACACCCCTTACCACACTCAGCAAGTTCTTTGAGTGGAACAGTGCAGCCGTCGTCACCGAGAAGACTGACGACTCCAAGTCTCTGTCCAAGCCTATTGCTATTGTTACAAAGGTTGATCTCCTTACATGGatgatcaacaagaagctgtAG
- a CDS encoding signal recognition particle receptor beta subunit-domain-containing protein — MANFIATVEAIMTPSLATIIIGAIIIIGAPIILHLILSSSRTYTVAPSVLLLGPANAGKTSLLTLFERGASGTETHTSQVSHDVELNASTDSENKHSYRNHDTHDGTYTKFLLVDTPGHGKLRNVPMGKLDRTEKLKAVVFLVDAAAIGEPEVLAPTAAYLYDVLLFLQKRATNAKAKVAIPILIAANKMDLFTALPSTLVKSNLEAELTRIRASRSKGLLDSGVGSDDIGSEEQDSWLGEYGSSKFTFSQLQEFDIDVDVLPGNVTGDGPGADKWWWWIAQRI, encoded by the coding sequence ATGGCCAACTTCATCGCAACAGTCGAGGCTATCATGACACCCTCGCTCGCCACAATCATTATTGGAGCAATTATCATCATCGGTGCTCCTATAATTCTTCACCTCATCCTCTCCTCATCAAGGACATACACCGTTGCCCCCAGCGTCCTCCTTCTCGGTCCCGCCAACGCTGGCAAGACGTCACTTCTCACACTCTTTGAGCGCGGCGCTTCTGGCACCGAGACGCATACCTCCCAGGTGTCGCACGATGTCGAGCTCAACGCCTCTACCGACTCTGAAAACAAGCACTCGTACCGTAACCACGACACCCATGATGGTACATATACCAAGTTCTTGCTTGTTGATACTCCTGGTCATGGAAAGCTGCGAAACGTGCCGATGGGCAAGCTGGACCGCACTGAAAAACTGAAGGCTGTTGTCTTTTTGGTGGATGCCGCTGCTATTGGCGAACCCGAGGTTCTTGCGCCCACCGCTGCGTACCTCTACGACGTGCTGCTCTTCCTGCAGAAGCGTGCTACCAacgccaaggccaaggttgcGATCCCTATTCTTATCGCCGCCAACAAGATGGACCTCTTCACCGCTTTGCCATCGACACTTGTCAAGTCCAACCTGGAAGCCGAGCTGACGAGAATTCGTGCTTCGCGAAGCAAGGGACTGCTGGACTCAGGCGTCGGATCTGACGACATTGGCTCAGAGGAGCAGGATTCTTGGCTCGGCGAGTACGGTTCCTCCAAGTTCACCTTCAGCCAGCTCCAAGAGTTCGAcatcgatgttgatgttctcCCTGGAAACGTCACTGGCGATGGTCCTGGTGCAGACaagtggtggtggtggatcGCTCAGCGAATATAA